The following DNA comes from Saccharomyces cerevisiae S288C chromosome XIII, complete sequence.
ATTTATTTAAGTGCATATAGTGCCATTGAGTCCGACTCCGCTACTACTATATACGTGGCTGGTACGCCTGGTGTAGGGAAAACTTTAACCGTAAGGGAAGTCGTAAAGGAACTACTATCGTCTTCTGCACAACGAGAAATACCAGACTTTCTTTATGTGGAAATAAATGGattgaaaatggtaaaaCCCACAGACTGTTACGAAACTTTATGGAACAAAGTGTCAGGAGAAAGGTTAACATGGGCAGCTTCAATGGAGTCACTAGAGTTTTACTTTAAAAGAGTTccaaaaaataagaagaaaaccatTGTAGTCTTGTTGGACGAACTCGATGCCATGGTAACGAAATCTCAAGATATTAtgtacaattttttcaattggaCTACTTACGAAAATGCCAAACTTATTGTCATTGCAGTAGCCAATACAATGGACTTACCAGAACGTCAGCTAGGCAATAAGATTACTTCAAGAATTGGGTTTACCAGAATTATGTTCACTGGGTATACGCACGAAGAGctaaaaaatatcattgaTTTAAGACTGAAGGGGTTGAACGACTCATTTTTCTATGTTGATACAAAAACTGGCAATGCTATTTTGATTGATGCGGCTGGAAACGACACTACAGTTAAGCAAACGTTGCCTGAAGACGTGAGGAAAGTTCGCTTAAGAATGAGTGCTGATGCCATTGAAATAGCTTCGAGAAAAGTAGCAAGTGTTAGTGGTGATGCAAGAAGAGCATTGAAGGTTTGTAAAAGAGCAGCTGAAATTGCTGAAAAACACTATATGGCTAAGCATGGTTATGGATATGATGGAAAGACGGttattgaagatgaaaatgaggAGCAAATAtacgatgatgaagacaaGGATCTTATTGAAAGTAACAAAGCCAAAGACgataatgatgacgatgatgacaatgatggGGTACAAACAGTTCACATCACGCACGTTATGAAAGCCTTAAACGAAACTTTAAATTCTCATGTAATTACGTTTATGACGCGACTTTCATTTACAGCAAAACTGTTTATTTATGCATTATTAAacttgatgaaaaagaacgGATCTCAAGAGCAAGAACTGGGCGATATTGTCGATGAAATCAAGTTACTTATTGAAGTAAATGGCAGTAATAAGTTTGTCATGGAGATAGCCAAAACATTGTTCCAACAGGGAAGTGATAATATTTCTGAACAATTGAGAATTATATCATGGGATTTCGTTCTCAATCAGTTACTTGACGCGGGAATATTGTTTAAACAAACTATGAAGAACGATAGAATATGTTGTGTCAAGCTAAATATATCAGTAGAAGAAGCCAAAAGAGCCATGAATGAGGATGAGACATTGAGAAATTTATAGATTCggtttttattattcatGACCTAGCATACACATACATATACCTACATAGTAGCGCATTTATCCAAAACATACGATATTGTGGATGTACATACCTTCTATATCTCCTTAAAGCTATTGTGTAGCTTGATTTAAAATATGCTAACGCCAACTCTCACATGGTAGCAGGCGGGTATAGTTGTTTTCATGTATTAACGCCCGGCGATGGTGCCTTAGATGAGGGCGACGAGGAGGGCTTCCTGATATTATGGCTCTTTCTATCCTGACTTTTGTTATGATGTCGATGTTGCTGGCCACCTAGGTGCTTATATATCAAAAGAGGATCGCCGATTTCATTGATTTCTGGGATGGTTAATGTCAAATTAAAGATCTTTGCCAGtgcaattttgaaaattttttgaatgtttATAGATTTGGCAGTAGAGCAGAATATAAGAGGAGCATTCATGACCTGTGCATACTTCATACTCGTTCTCGAGATTTGTTCCTGATATTCCGGGTCTAAGTCTATTAGTAAATCGTACTTTGTGCCCACCAAAATAGGAATTGCCGAATCATTTAGCCCGTACGCCTGCCTATACCACTCCTTTATTGAACTCAACGTCTCTGGACGTGTCAGGTCAAACAGAAATATGATCACTGAAGACCCTACCGTCGCAATTGGGAGCATGTTGATGAATTCTCTTTGTCCGCCTAAATCCATTAtagaaaatataatatcCGTGGAGCGTATGcttacttttcttttcaaaaagttcaCTCCCAGCGTCTGTGTGTATTCCTTATCGTATATGTTCTGTACGTACTTCACCATCAGCGATGTTTTCCCTACTTGTGCATCCCCTACTAATCCAACCTGAACTTCAACCTGATTTCGTACCGCAGGTATAGAATTGTTTGCTCCCGTGCTTGGTGTAGCCATCTTAGCTTAACTCAATTTAATTTCTACAGCAAAATCCAAACGTAATATCTATATTTTTCTCGAAAAACTGAGGACAAGAGCCAATCAATCATCTATAATCCAatttatattattttttcccttctgggttcttttcttccttttcttgtttaccttttttgctttttcataAAATAATTTCTCTAGATTTGAAGACAGCATTTTTGTACATCCATACACCATACACCATACACCATAGCACCAGTACActatatttttatgaatTTTACTAAGAATTATTCCTGCAGGAGCTccactgaaaaaaaaagagcagCATGGATGTCCGGTAGAAGTGCTACTGAGTAAATGGGAAGGACGCGGTAGATCCAGTGTGGAATCAAGGTGGTGCCGGTGTGAAGCCGCCTCGGCCGGCTGGACTCTCCAGGCCGGAGTGATGATTGCCACGCTGAACGTAACACAGTTTCACAATACCAGTGTCCTCATTAGTGAGTTCCAATGTATAGTTAGTAGTGGTATTTTGATATATGTGAGTGGTAGCAGATTTGAACTTAGTTAGTTGTATTCGCCTTTGAGGAAACCAAGCAAAAAACCGATCTAGACTAATCATGGCTGTTGGTAAGAATAAGAGACTATCCAGAGGTAAGAAGggtttgaagaagaaggtcGTTGACCCATTTACCAGAAAGGAATGGTTCGATATTAAAGCCCCATCcacttttgaaaacagaAATGTTGGTAAGACTTTAGTTAACAAGTCCACTGGTTTGAAGAATGCTTCCGATGCTTTGAAGGGTAGAGTTGTCGAAGTTTGTTTGGCTGACTTGCAAGGTTCTGAAGACCATTCTTTCAGAAAGGTCAAGTTGAGAGTCGATGAAGTTCAAGGTAAGAACTTGTTGACCAACTTCCACGGTATGGACTTCACTACCGACAAATTGAGATCAATGGTCAGAAAATGGCAAACTTTGATCGAAGCTAATGTTACCGTTAAGACTTCCGATGATTACGTTTTGAGAATCTTTGCTATTGCCTTCACCAGAAAGCAAGCTAACCAAGTTAAGAGACACTCTTACGCTCAATCTTCCCACATCAGAGCTATCAGAAAAGTTATTTCTGAAATCTTGACCAGAGAAGTTCAAAACTCTACTTTGGCTCAATTGACCTCCAAATTGATTCCAGAAGTTATCAACAAGGAAATCGAAAATGCTACCAAGGACATCTTCCCACTACAAAACATCCACGTTAGAAAGGTTAAGTTATTGAAACAACCAAAGTTCGACGTTGGTGCTTTGATGGCTTTGCATGGTGAAGGTTCCGGTGAAGAAAAGGGTAAGAAGGTTTCTGGTTTCAAGGATGAAGTCTTGGAAACTGTgtaaacaaaataaatataaattaTAAGATTTGACATGTACACAATTTATTAATATGTTTtctctttattattaatataattaattattactaaaaaaaagaaggtgACGCACCATACAGAACTTGCTCTTTTGTCCAATACTGTCTTTTTATGgttgttattttttacgTTACCGATTTCGGTTTCTATTGAACTGTAATAACTTGCCTATGTGTCTATATGCCTTTTCTATTTAGTAAGAGCTATGCATTATACGTGGTCATTTTACTTCTTCAACAGAGGAAGACGCACTAAAATCGCTTGTAGTGCCTCCAAGTTTCCTGCTTGAGTGATCGCTATCTGCCTCCTCTGCGTCATTAACCGCATCTGGCTCTTCTATCACTCCAGTTTCTTTGTCTGTTTCCTCATTATTACCCTGGCGACTATTATCTTCTTGTTGACTGCTTTCCCCATCAACTTCATTATCCTCTTTTATATCCTCAACGTCTACTTCCATatcatcttcctcttcattttcttcatcctcCTGATCGTCATATTCATGATCgctttcctctttttcgTCCACATTTTCTATAGTATTCACTTCCACCATTGATCTCTGCCTTTTAAAcctctcttttctttcctcatcttcatccgATTCATAATCTTCATCAATGTTATCTCCTTCTGCCTCATTGAGCAGGCCATCTCTCTTCAGaagttcttctttgaatatTGATGTGATCTTGCCAAATATTTCTGCATCTCTTAGCCACTTCTCTTTGTAAGACGATACCTCCTGCCTTACGTTTTCTATATCCGATTTCATTGAGGCGTTGATACTTTCTAACTCTTTTGGGCCCTTAGAGAAATCGTCATAAATACGATATCTCTCCTCTGAACTATCCTTTTTCAGGCCCGGATCAACTAGTTTGAgataattcttttcaattaaaAACTTGACCAGATCAGTGCCAAGTTCTTTCTCCCATTCCGCACGTGTCACCACAAGGCTGGTACGGCCTTCTGACAAGCCTTCCACCTCTCTGTTAATTACTTGGACAGAATCGTAAAGACCTTGTAGTTTTCCAATACGTAAAAGCAACTTGCTATGGATGCTCTTTATATCAGGCAATTTATCTTTGAGATTTTCCAGCTTGGCCAATGTCTCCTGTTGGCATGTTTCCCAATTTTCGTCTGCTACTTTCTTTGTGTCAATTGATGACTGCAGATCCAAAAATCGAAGATGAGCACTTTCTTTTAGTTGGGAGATATTTTGCTCAGTaagtttttcaatcttGCTATCATCATTGGATAATGTGCCATTTATAATGCTTCCTGTCAGCTTGGTTACTTTTCCTAAGATGTCTAAATATTTATTGAATGGAGTATCTACTTCACTGTAGTGCACTTTGGTTCTAACTTGGTctatttgtttttgtgACAGAGGCATTGTGAGTTAGTCTCCTTTGGCTTTAGTTCTTTGATTCCTTTTTTACAGCCAGTTGTTGTATTTTACTTTAATTTAGATAATGTTTCACTTTTTTCTATCGAAGGAGGTTCACCAAAATAATAGAATGAACAAAGcgcaagaaagaaagataaaaagGTGTCAAAGAACcaatatcaaaataaaTACAGATAAAACCGCGGAACTATGTATCTCGGCCTTGATTATTATAGCAGTTTGTATTCTATATAACTATGTGTATTAATATGTACTTATTCTAAGATGTGGTCT
Coding sequences within:
- the ORC1 gene encoding origin recognition complex subunit 1 (Largest subunit of the origin recognition complex; involved in directing DNA replication by binding to replication origins; also involved in transcriptional silencing; exhibits ATPase activity; role in chromatin organization at replication origins, along with chromatin remodellers; ORC1 has a paralog, SIR3, that arose from the whole genome duplication): MAKTLKDLQGWEIITTDEQGNIIDGGQKRLRRRGAKTEHYLKRSSDGIKLGRGDSVVMHNEAAGTYSVYMIQELRLNTLNNVVELWALTYLRWFEVNPLAHYRQFNPDANILNRPLNYYNKLFSETANKNELYLTAELAELQLFNFIRVANVMDGSKWEVLKGNVDPERDFTVRYICEPTGEKFVDINIEDVKAYIKKVEPREAQEYLKDLTLPSKKKEIKRGPQKKDKATQTAQISDAETRATDITDNEDGNEDESSDYESPSDIDVSEDMDSGEISADELEEEEDEEEDEDEEEKEARHTNSPRKRGRKIKLGKDDIDASVQPPPKKRGRKPKDPSKPRQMLLISSCRANNTPVIRKFTKKNVARAKKKYTPFSKRFKSIAAIPDLTSLPEFYGNSSELMASRFENKLKTTQKHQIVETIFSKVKKQLNSSYVKEEILKSANFQDYLPARENEFASIYLSAYSAIESDSATTIYVAGTPGVGKTLTVREVVKELLSSSAQREIPDFLYVEINGLKMVKPTDCYETLWNKVSGERLTWAASMESLEFYFKRVPKNKKKTIVVLLDELDAMVTKSQDIMYNFFNWTTYENAKLIVIAVANTMDLPERQLGNKITSRIGFTRIMFTGYTHEELKNIIDLRLKGLNDSFFYVDTKTGNAILIDAAGNDTTVKQTLPEDVRKVRLRMSADAIEIASRKVASVSGDARRALKVCKRAAEIAEKHYMAKHGYGYDGKTVIEDENEEQIYDDEDKDLIESNKAKDDNDDDDDNDGVQTVHITHVMKALNETLNSHVITFMTRLSFTAKLFIYALLNLMKKNGSQEQELGDIVDEIKLLIEVNGSNKFVMEIAKTLFQQGSDNISEQLRIISWDFVLNQLLDAGILFKQTMKNDRICCVKLNISVEEAKRAMNEDETLRNL
- the TEM1 gene encoding Ras family GTPase TEM1 (GTPase involved in initiation of Mitotic Exit Network (MEN); GTP-binding protein of the Ras superfamily; accumulates at daughter spindle pole body and activates MEN kinase cascade; controls actomyosin and septin dynamics during cytokinesis), producing the protein MATPSTGANNSIPAVRNQVEVQVGLVGDAQVGKTSLMVKYVQNIYDKEYTQTLGVNFLKRKVSIRSTDIIFSIMDLGGQREFINMLPIATVGSSVIIFLFDLTRPETLSSIKEWYRQAYGLNDSAIPILVGTKYDLLIDLDPEYQEQISRTSMKYAQVMNAPLIFCSTAKSINIQKIFKIALAKIFNLTLTIPEINEIGDPLLIYKHLGGQQHRHHNKSQDRKSHNIRKPSSSPSSKAPSPGVNT
- the RPS1B gene encoding 40S ribosomal protein eS1 RPS1B (Ribosomal protein of the small (40S) subunit; homologous to mammalian ribosomal protein S3A, no bacterial homolog; RPS1B has a paralog, RPS1A, that arose from the whole genome duplication): MAVGKNKRLSRGKKGLKKKVVDPFTRKEWFDIKAPSTFENRNVGKTLVNKSTGLKNASDALKGRVVEVCLADLQGSEDHSFRKVKLRVDEVQGKNLLTNFHGMDFTTDKLRSMVRKWQTLIEANVTVKTSDDYVLRIFAIAFTRKQANQVKRHSYAQSSHIRAIRKVISEILTREVQNSTLAQLTSKLIPEVINKEIENATKDIFPLQNIHVRKVKLLKQPKFDVGALMALHGEGSGEEKGKKVSGFKDEVLETV
- the MFT1 gene encoding Mft1p (Subunit of the THO complex; THO is a nuclear complex comprised of Hpr1p, Mft1p, Rlr1p, and Thp2p, that is involved in transcription elongation and mitotic recombination; involved in telomere maintenance), with the protein product MPLSQKQIDQVRTKVHYSEVDTPFNKYLDILGKVTKLTGSIINGTLSNDDSKIEKLTEQNISQLKESAHLRFLDLQSSIDTKKVADENWETCQQETLAKLENLKDKLPDIKSIHSKLLLRIGKLQGLYDSVQVINREVEGLSEGRTSLVVTRAEWEKELGTDLVKFLIEKNYLKLVDPGLKKDSSEERYRIYDDFSKGPKELESINASMKSDIENVRQEVSSYKEKWLRDAEIFGKITSIFKEELLKRDGLLNEAEGDNIDEDYESDEDEERKERFKRQRSMVEVNTIENVDEKEESDHEYDDQEDEENEEEDDMEVDVEDIKEDNEVDGESSQQEDNSRQGNNEETDKETGVIEEPDAVNDAEEADSDHSSRKLGGTTSDFSASSSVEEVK